From Aptenodytes patagonicus chromosome 1, bAptPat1.pri.cur, whole genome shotgun sequence, one genomic window encodes:
- the GABRR3 gene encoding gamma-aminobutyric acid receptor subunit rho-3, with protein sequence MVLVMKFLFLTCLWPTAVLHSSQSQHHHLHHRQQFSCLRNHNSKREIKMRKLDSTKVRPLKSEQFLRIEDHDFALRPGFGGSPIPVGIDVQVESIDSISEVDMDFTMTLYLRHYWKDERLSFRSNRNKSMTFDGRLIKKIWVPDVFFVHSKRSFIHDTTVENVMLRVYPDGNVLFSLRITVSAMCFMDFSRFPLDTQNCSLELESYAYNEDDLMLYWKHGNKSLSTDEHISLSQFFIEEFSASSGLAFYSSTGWYNRLFINFALRRHIFFFVLQSYFPAMLMVMLSWVSFWIDRRAVPARVSLGITTVLTMSTIMTGVSASMPQVSYIKAVDVYLWISFLFVFLSVIEYAAVNYLTTIEERKQLKKRGKASGMYSIDAVQAMAFDGCFRDTDVDVDLTAFSDRCEENDTRARAASVSNADTTHMKRKRSLKGNVGRIILQNNHVIDTYSRIIFPSVYIVFNFFYWGLYI encoded by the exons AATTAAAATGAGGAAACTTGACAGCACCAAAGTACGGCCACTTAAATCTGAGCAGTTTCTTCGCATAGAGGACCATGACTTTGCATTGAGACCTGGATTTGGAG GGTCGCCAATACCTGTGGGCATTGATGTGCAGGTAGAAAGCATTGACAGCATATCTGAAGTTGACATG gACTTCACAATGACTTTATATCTCAGACATTACTGGAAGGATGAGAGACTTTCATTTCGTAGTAACAGAAACAAAAGTATGACTTTTGATGGAAGACTGATAAAAAAGATCTGGGTACCTGATGTATTTTTTGTACACTCCAAGAGATCTTTCATCCATGATACAACTGTGGAAAACGTCATGCTCCGAGTATACCCTGATGGCAATGTACTCTTCAGTCTACG AATAACAGTTTCTGCTATGTGTTTCATGGATTTCAGTAGGTTTCCTCTGGACACTCAGAACTGTTCTTTAGAACTGGAAAGCT ATGCATACAATGAAGATGATCTGATGTTATACTGGAAACATGGAAACAAGTCCCTAAGCACAGATGAGCACATCTCCCTCTCCCAGTTTTTCATCGAAGAATTCAGTGCTTCCAGTGGACTAGCTTTTTACAGCAGTACTG GTTGGTACAATCGACTTTTTATAAACTTTGCACTCCGgagacatattttcttttttgtgctaCAATCCTATTTCCCAGCCATGCTGATGGTGATGCTGTCTTGGGTTTCATTTTGGATTGACAGAAGAGCCGTTCCTGCCAGGGTATCGTTAG GTATAACCACAGTGCTGACAATGTCAACCATCATGACAGGAGTAAGTGCCTCAATGCCTCAAGTGTCTTACATAAAGGCTGTGGATGTGTATTTATGGATCagcttcctttttgtcttcctGTCTGTCATCGAATATGCAGCAGTGAACTATCTCACCACAATTGAAGAGAGAAAGCAACTCAAAAAAAGGGGCAAG GCTTCAGGAATGTATAGTATCGATGCAGTGCAAGCAATGGCTTTCGATGGCTGCTTTCGTGACACGGATGTGGACGTGGACCTGACTGCTTTCTCAGACCGCTGTGAAGAGAATGACACTCGGGCACGTGCAGCCAGCGTCTCCAATGCGGACACAACTCACATGAAGAGGAAGAGGTCTCTGAAGGGAAATGTGGGCAGGATTATTTTACAGAACAATCATGTTATTGACACATATTCCAGGATTATATTTCCCAGTGTGTATATTGTGTTCAACTTTTTTTACTGGGGTTTGTACATATGA
- the RIOX2 gene encoding ribosomal oxygenase 2 isoform X4, whose translation MPKKGGKHAEMGKAMQAQCKRAKVEAACSLSVMSFESPDSLFGSLISPIKQEMFFREYWEQKPLLVQRNDPLLAAYYQSLFQLSDLKELCSQGLYYGRDINICRCVNGKKKVLNKEGKVNYMQLKKDFDQKKATIQFHQPQRFKEELWKIQEKLECYFGSLVGSNVYITPQGSQGLPPHYDDVEVFILQLEGEKHWRLYKPTVHLAREYNVESEDRIGNPTHEFILKPGDLLYFPRGTIHQADTPPGISYSTHVTISTYQNNSWGDFLLDAIPGLVFDTAKEDVALRTSIPRQLLMQVDIADSTKKLSSLLRKLADRLENTRELRSSDMKKDFIMNRLPPCLGYDSDPLTPGGKLPKIDSKIRLQFRDHAIITVEPDQENSDEIRREMVYVYHSLKNRRETHMMGTEDDTTSEDGTSQQTHGLRFPLSYLDALKQIWSSSTVYVKELNLIADEEKENLALSLWTECLIEVI comes from the exons ATGCCCAAGAAAGGCGGGAAGCATGCTGAAATGGGAAAAGCGATGCAGGCACAGTGCAAACGAGCAAAGGTGGAAGCAGCTTGTTCTCTGTCAGTCATGAGTTTTGAGAGCCCAGACAGCCTCTTTGGAAGCTTGATCTCTCCCATCAAACAGGAGATGTTTTTCAGGGAGTATTGGGAGCAAAAGCCACTGCTCGTTCAGAGAAATGATCCCCTGCTGGCTGCTTACTACCAGTCCCTGTTCCAGTTGTCAGATTTGAAAGAACTGTGCAGCCAGGGTCTATACTATGGGCGAGATATAAATATCTGCAGATGtgtgaatggaaaaaagaaagttttaaataaagaagGCAAAGTGAATTACATGCAGCTGAAGAAGGATTTTGACCAGAAAAAGGCAACAATACAGTTTCATCAGCCTCAGAGATTTAAG gaggaGCTGTGGAAGATTCAGGAGAAGCTGGAGTGCTACTTCGGGTCTCTGGTGGGGTCGAACGTTTACATTACTCCCCAGGGGTCGCAGGGCCTTCCCCCTCACTATGATGATGTTGAG GTGTTTATCCTTCAGCTAGAAGGCGAGAAACACTGGCGACTCTATAAACCAACGGTGCATTTAGCTCGGGAATATAATGTTGAATCAGAGGATAGGATTGGGAATCCCACACATGAATTCATATTAAAG CCAGGTGACTTACTGTACTTCCCAAGAGGGACTATTCACCAAGCTGACACTCCTCCTGGGATCTCCTATTCTACACATGTGACAATTAGTACCTACCAAAACAA ctCTTGGGGAGATTTCTTACTGGATGCAATTCCTGGCCTTGTGTTTGATACAGCAAAAGAAGATGTGGCGCTGCGGACAAGCATACCAAGGCAACTGCTTATG CAGGTGGATATAGCTGACTCGACAAAAAAACTGAGTAGCCTTTTGAGAAAGCTTGCAGACCGTCTGGAAAACACCAGAGAACTGAGATCATCTGACATGAAGAAGGATTTCATTATGAACCGGTTGCCACCTTGCTTGGGATACGACTCTGATCCTTTGACTCCAG gTGGGAAATTGCCAAAAATAGATAGCAAAATCAGACTGCAGTTTAGAGATCATGCTATCATTACAGTGGAACCAGATCAAGAGAATTCT GATGAAATTCGCAGAGAGATGGTTTATGTGTATCATTCTTTAAAGAACAGGAGAGAAACTCACATGATGGGGACAGAAGATGATACCACTAGTGAGGACGGCACATCGCAG cAGACTCATGGACTGCGGTTTCCTTTGTCATACCTGGATGCACTGAAGCAGATTTGGAGTAGCAGCACTGTTTATGTTAAAGAGCTTAACCTTATCgcagatgaagagaaagaaaaccttgcCTTGTCGTTATGGACTGAATGTCTAATTGAAGTTATTTGA
- the RIOX2 gene encoding ribosomal oxygenase 2 isoform X5 yields the protein MKHSAQELVEQRGCPAYCCRGELSTACKYQNWNFKFHDKGSVNMPKKGGKHAEMGKAMQAQCKRAKVEAACSLSVMSFESPDSLFGSLISPIKQEMFFREYWEQKPLLVQRNDPLLAAYYQSLFQLSDLKELCSQGLYYGRDINICRCVNGKKKVLNKEGKVNYMQLKKDFDQKKATIQFHQPQRFKEELWKIQEKLECYFGSLVGSNVYITPQGSQGLPPHYDDVEPGDLLYFPRGTIHQADTPPGISYSTHVTISTYQNNSWGDFLLDAIPGLVFDTAKEDVALRTSIPRQLLMQVDIADSTKKLSSLLRKLADRLENTRELRSSDMKKDFIMNRLPPCLGYDSDPLTPGGKLPKIDSKIRLQFRDHAIITVEPDQENSDEIRREMVYVYHSLKNRRETHMMGTEDDTTSEDGTSQQTHGLRFPLSYLDALKQIWSSSTVYVKELNLIADEEKENLALSLWTECLIEVI from the exons ATGAAACACTCTGCCCAGGAGTTAGTGGAGCAGCGAGGGTGTCCTGCATACTGCTGCAGAGGAGAACTTAGTACTGCGTGCAAATACCAGAACTGGAATTTTAAGTTTCATGATAAGGGATCTGT GAACATGCCCAAGAAAGGCGGGAAGCATGCTGAAATGGGAAAAGCGATGCAGGCACAGTGCAAACGAGCAAAGGTGGAAGCAGCTTGTTCTCTGTCAGTCATGAGTTTTGAGAGCCCAGACAGCCTCTTTGGAAGCTTGATCTCTCCCATCAAACAGGAGATGTTTTTCAGGGAGTATTGGGAGCAAAAGCCACTGCTCGTTCAGAGAAATGATCCCCTGCTGGCTGCTTACTACCAGTCCCTGTTCCAGTTGTCAGATTTGAAAGAACTGTGCAGCCAGGGTCTATACTATGGGCGAGATATAAATATCTGCAGATGtgtgaatggaaaaaagaaagttttaaataaagaagGCAAAGTGAATTACATGCAGCTGAAGAAGGATTTTGACCAGAAAAAGGCAACAATACAGTTTCATCAGCCTCAGAGATTTAAG gaggaGCTGTGGAAGATTCAGGAGAAGCTGGAGTGCTACTTCGGGTCTCTGGTGGGGTCGAACGTTTACATTACTCCCCAGGGGTCGCAGGGCCTTCCCCCTCACTATGATGATGTTGAG CCAGGTGACTTACTGTACTTCCCAAGAGGGACTATTCACCAAGCTGACACTCCTCCTGGGATCTCCTATTCTACACATGTGACAATTAGTACCTACCAAAACAA ctCTTGGGGAGATTTCTTACTGGATGCAATTCCTGGCCTTGTGTTTGATACAGCAAAAGAAGATGTGGCGCTGCGGACAAGCATACCAAGGCAACTGCTTATG CAGGTGGATATAGCTGACTCGACAAAAAAACTGAGTAGCCTTTTGAGAAAGCTTGCAGACCGTCTGGAAAACACCAGAGAACTGAGATCATCTGACATGAAGAAGGATTTCATTATGAACCGGTTGCCACCTTGCTTGGGATACGACTCTGATCCTTTGACTCCAG gTGGGAAATTGCCAAAAATAGATAGCAAAATCAGACTGCAGTTTAGAGATCATGCTATCATTACAGTGGAACCAGATCAAGAGAATTCT GATGAAATTCGCAGAGAGATGGTTTATGTGTATCATTCTTTAAAGAACAGGAGAGAAACTCACATGATGGGGACAGAAGATGATACCACTAGTGAGGACGGCACATCGCAG cAGACTCATGGACTGCGGTTTCCTTTGTCATACCTGGATGCACTGAAGCAGATTTGGAGTAGCAGCACTGTTTATGTTAAAGAGCTTAACCTTATCgcagatgaagagaaagaaaaccttgcCTTGTCGTTATGGACTGAATGTCTAATTGAAGTTATTTGA
- the RIOX2 gene encoding ribosomal oxygenase 2 isoform X2, with protein sequence MKHSAQELVEQRGCPAYCCRGELSTACKYQNWNFKFHDKGSVNMPKKGGKHAEMGKAMQAQCKRAKVEAACSLSVMSFESPDSLFGSLISPIKQEMFFREYWEQKPLLVQRNDPLLAAYYQSLFQLSDLKELCSQGLYYGRDINICRCVNGKKKVLNKEGKVNYMQLKKDFDQKKATIQFHQPQRFKEELWKIQEKLECYFGSLVGSNVYITPQGSQGLPPHYDDVEVFILQLEGEKHWRLYKPTVHLAREYNVESEDRIGNPTHEFILKPGDLLYFPRGTIHQADTPPGISYSTHVTISTYQNNSWGDFLLDAIPGLVFDTAKEDVALRTSIPRQLLMQVDIADSTKKLSSLLRKLADRLENTRELRSSDMKKDFIMNRLPPCLGYDSDPLTPGGKLPKIDSKIRLQFRDHAIITVEPDQENSDEIRREMVYVYHSLKNRRETHMMGTEDDTTSEDGTSQTHGLRFPLSYLDALKQIWSSSTVYVKELNLIADEEKENLALSLWTECLIEVI encoded by the exons ATGAAACACTCTGCCCAGGAGTTAGTGGAGCAGCGAGGGTGTCCTGCATACTGCTGCAGAGGAGAACTTAGTACTGCGTGCAAATACCAGAACTGGAATTTTAAGTTTCATGATAAGGGATCTGT GAACATGCCCAAGAAAGGCGGGAAGCATGCTGAAATGGGAAAAGCGATGCAGGCACAGTGCAAACGAGCAAAGGTGGAAGCAGCTTGTTCTCTGTCAGTCATGAGTTTTGAGAGCCCAGACAGCCTCTTTGGAAGCTTGATCTCTCCCATCAAACAGGAGATGTTTTTCAGGGAGTATTGGGAGCAAAAGCCACTGCTCGTTCAGAGAAATGATCCCCTGCTGGCTGCTTACTACCAGTCCCTGTTCCAGTTGTCAGATTTGAAAGAACTGTGCAGCCAGGGTCTATACTATGGGCGAGATATAAATATCTGCAGATGtgtgaatggaaaaaagaaagttttaaataaagaagGCAAAGTGAATTACATGCAGCTGAAGAAGGATTTTGACCAGAAAAAGGCAACAATACAGTTTCATCAGCCTCAGAGATTTAAG gaggaGCTGTGGAAGATTCAGGAGAAGCTGGAGTGCTACTTCGGGTCTCTGGTGGGGTCGAACGTTTACATTACTCCCCAGGGGTCGCAGGGCCTTCCCCCTCACTATGATGATGTTGAG GTGTTTATCCTTCAGCTAGAAGGCGAGAAACACTGGCGACTCTATAAACCAACGGTGCATTTAGCTCGGGAATATAATGTTGAATCAGAGGATAGGATTGGGAATCCCACACATGAATTCATATTAAAG CCAGGTGACTTACTGTACTTCCCAAGAGGGACTATTCACCAAGCTGACACTCCTCCTGGGATCTCCTATTCTACACATGTGACAATTAGTACCTACCAAAACAA ctCTTGGGGAGATTTCTTACTGGATGCAATTCCTGGCCTTGTGTTTGATACAGCAAAAGAAGATGTGGCGCTGCGGACAAGCATACCAAGGCAACTGCTTATG CAGGTGGATATAGCTGACTCGACAAAAAAACTGAGTAGCCTTTTGAGAAAGCTTGCAGACCGTCTGGAAAACACCAGAGAACTGAGATCATCTGACATGAAGAAGGATTTCATTATGAACCGGTTGCCACCTTGCTTGGGATACGACTCTGATCCTTTGACTCCAG gTGGGAAATTGCCAAAAATAGATAGCAAAATCAGACTGCAGTTTAGAGATCATGCTATCATTACAGTGGAACCAGATCAAGAGAATTCT GATGAAATTCGCAGAGAGATGGTTTATGTGTATCATTCTTTAAAGAACAGGAGAGAAACTCACATGATGGGGACAGAAGATGATACCACTAGTGAGGACGGCACATCGCAG ACTCATGGACTGCGGTTTCCTTTGTCATACCTGGATGCACTGAAGCAGATTTGGAGTAGCAGCACTGTTTATGTTAAAGAGCTTAACCTTATCgcagatgaagagaaagaaaaccttgcCTTGTCGTTATGGACTGAATGTCTAATTGAAGTTATTTGA
- the RIOX2 gene encoding ribosomal oxygenase 2 isoform X1, with translation MKHSAQELVEQRGCPAYCCRGELSTACKYQNWNFKFHDKGSVNMPKKGGKHAEMGKAMQAQCKRAKVEAACSLSVMSFESPDSLFGSLISPIKQEMFFREYWEQKPLLVQRNDPLLAAYYQSLFQLSDLKELCSQGLYYGRDINICRCVNGKKKVLNKEGKVNYMQLKKDFDQKKATIQFHQPQRFKEELWKIQEKLECYFGSLVGSNVYITPQGSQGLPPHYDDVEVFILQLEGEKHWRLYKPTVHLAREYNVESEDRIGNPTHEFILKPGDLLYFPRGTIHQADTPPGISYSTHVTISTYQNNSWGDFLLDAIPGLVFDTAKEDVALRTSIPRQLLMQVDIADSTKKLSSLLRKLADRLENTRELRSSDMKKDFIMNRLPPCLGYDSDPLTPGGKLPKIDSKIRLQFRDHAIITVEPDQENSDEIRREMVYVYHSLKNRRETHMMGTEDDTTSEDGTSQQTHGLRFPLSYLDALKQIWSSSTVYVKELNLIADEEKENLALSLWTECLIEVI, from the exons ATGAAACACTCTGCCCAGGAGTTAGTGGAGCAGCGAGGGTGTCCTGCATACTGCTGCAGAGGAGAACTTAGTACTGCGTGCAAATACCAGAACTGGAATTTTAAGTTTCATGATAAGGGATCTGT GAACATGCCCAAGAAAGGCGGGAAGCATGCTGAAATGGGAAAAGCGATGCAGGCACAGTGCAAACGAGCAAAGGTGGAAGCAGCTTGTTCTCTGTCAGTCATGAGTTTTGAGAGCCCAGACAGCCTCTTTGGAAGCTTGATCTCTCCCATCAAACAGGAGATGTTTTTCAGGGAGTATTGGGAGCAAAAGCCACTGCTCGTTCAGAGAAATGATCCCCTGCTGGCTGCTTACTACCAGTCCCTGTTCCAGTTGTCAGATTTGAAAGAACTGTGCAGCCAGGGTCTATACTATGGGCGAGATATAAATATCTGCAGATGtgtgaatggaaaaaagaaagttttaaataaagaagGCAAAGTGAATTACATGCAGCTGAAGAAGGATTTTGACCAGAAAAAGGCAACAATACAGTTTCATCAGCCTCAGAGATTTAAG gaggaGCTGTGGAAGATTCAGGAGAAGCTGGAGTGCTACTTCGGGTCTCTGGTGGGGTCGAACGTTTACATTACTCCCCAGGGGTCGCAGGGCCTTCCCCCTCACTATGATGATGTTGAG GTGTTTATCCTTCAGCTAGAAGGCGAGAAACACTGGCGACTCTATAAACCAACGGTGCATTTAGCTCGGGAATATAATGTTGAATCAGAGGATAGGATTGGGAATCCCACACATGAATTCATATTAAAG CCAGGTGACTTACTGTACTTCCCAAGAGGGACTATTCACCAAGCTGACACTCCTCCTGGGATCTCCTATTCTACACATGTGACAATTAGTACCTACCAAAACAA ctCTTGGGGAGATTTCTTACTGGATGCAATTCCTGGCCTTGTGTTTGATACAGCAAAAGAAGATGTGGCGCTGCGGACAAGCATACCAAGGCAACTGCTTATG CAGGTGGATATAGCTGACTCGACAAAAAAACTGAGTAGCCTTTTGAGAAAGCTTGCAGACCGTCTGGAAAACACCAGAGAACTGAGATCATCTGACATGAAGAAGGATTTCATTATGAACCGGTTGCCACCTTGCTTGGGATACGACTCTGATCCTTTGACTCCAG gTGGGAAATTGCCAAAAATAGATAGCAAAATCAGACTGCAGTTTAGAGATCATGCTATCATTACAGTGGAACCAGATCAAGAGAATTCT GATGAAATTCGCAGAGAGATGGTTTATGTGTATCATTCTTTAAAGAACAGGAGAGAAACTCACATGATGGGGACAGAAGATGATACCACTAGTGAGGACGGCACATCGCAG cAGACTCATGGACTGCGGTTTCCTTTGTCATACCTGGATGCACTGAAGCAGATTTGGAGTAGCAGCACTGTTTATGTTAAAGAGCTTAACCTTATCgcagatgaagagaaagaaaaccttgcCTTGTCGTTATGGACTGAATGTCTAATTGAAGTTATTTGA
- the RIOX2 gene encoding ribosomal oxygenase 2 isoform X3, with product MGTLTEAEMWATVTAWNMPKKGGKHAEMGKAMQAQCKRAKVEAACSLSVMSFESPDSLFGSLISPIKQEMFFREYWEQKPLLVQRNDPLLAAYYQSLFQLSDLKELCSQGLYYGRDINICRCVNGKKKVLNKEGKVNYMQLKKDFDQKKATIQFHQPQRFKEELWKIQEKLECYFGSLVGSNVYITPQGSQGLPPHYDDVEVFILQLEGEKHWRLYKPTVHLAREYNVESEDRIGNPTHEFILKPGDLLYFPRGTIHQADTPPGISYSTHVTISTYQNNSWGDFLLDAIPGLVFDTAKEDVALRTSIPRQLLMQVDIADSTKKLSSLLRKLADRLENTRELRSSDMKKDFIMNRLPPCLGYDSDPLTPGGKLPKIDSKIRLQFRDHAIITVEPDQENSDEIRREMVYVYHSLKNRRETHMMGTEDDTTSEDGTSQQTHGLRFPLSYLDALKQIWSSSTVYVKELNLIADEEKENLALSLWTECLIEVI from the exons ATGGGAACCCTGACAGAGGCTGAGATGTGGGCCACTGTCACTGCATG GAACATGCCCAAGAAAGGCGGGAAGCATGCTGAAATGGGAAAAGCGATGCAGGCACAGTGCAAACGAGCAAAGGTGGAAGCAGCTTGTTCTCTGTCAGTCATGAGTTTTGAGAGCCCAGACAGCCTCTTTGGAAGCTTGATCTCTCCCATCAAACAGGAGATGTTTTTCAGGGAGTATTGGGAGCAAAAGCCACTGCTCGTTCAGAGAAATGATCCCCTGCTGGCTGCTTACTACCAGTCCCTGTTCCAGTTGTCAGATTTGAAAGAACTGTGCAGCCAGGGTCTATACTATGGGCGAGATATAAATATCTGCAGATGtgtgaatggaaaaaagaaagttttaaataaagaagGCAAAGTGAATTACATGCAGCTGAAGAAGGATTTTGACCAGAAAAAGGCAACAATACAGTTTCATCAGCCTCAGAGATTTAAG gaggaGCTGTGGAAGATTCAGGAGAAGCTGGAGTGCTACTTCGGGTCTCTGGTGGGGTCGAACGTTTACATTACTCCCCAGGGGTCGCAGGGCCTTCCCCCTCACTATGATGATGTTGAG GTGTTTATCCTTCAGCTAGAAGGCGAGAAACACTGGCGACTCTATAAACCAACGGTGCATTTAGCTCGGGAATATAATGTTGAATCAGAGGATAGGATTGGGAATCCCACACATGAATTCATATTAAAG CCAGGTGACTTACTGTACTTCCCAAGAGGGACTATTCACCAAGCTGACACTCCTCCTGGGATCTCCTATTCTACACATGTGACAATTAGTACCTACCAAAACAA ctCTTGGGGAGATTTCTTACTGGATGCAATTCCTGGCCTTGTGTTTGATACAGCAAAAGAAGATGTGGCGCTGCGGACAAGCATACCAAGGCAACTGCTTATG CAGGTGGATATAGCTGACTCGACAAAAAAACTGAGTAGCCTTTTGAGAAAGCTTGCAGACCGTCTGGAAAACACCAGAGAACTGAGATCATCTGACATGAAGAAGGATTTCATTATGAACCGGTTGCCACCTTGCTTGGGATACGACTCTGATCCTTTGACTCCAG gTGGGAAATTGCCAAAAATAGATAGCAAAATCAGACTGCAGTTTAGAGATCATGCTATCATTACAGTGGAACCAGATCAAGAGAATTCT GATGAAATTCGCAGAGAGATGGTTTATGTGTATCATTCTTTAAAGAACAGGAGAGAAACTCACATGATGGGGACAGAAGATGATACCACTAGTGAGGACGGCACATCGCAG cAGACTCATGGACTGCGGTTTCCTTTGTCATACCTGGATGCACTGAAGCAGATTTGGAGTAGCAGCACTGTTTATGTTAAAGAGCTTAACCTTATCgcagatgaagagaaagaaaaccttgcCTTGTCGTTATGGACTGAATGTCTAATTGAAGTTATTTGA